A region from the Geobacter benzoatilyticus genome encodes:
- a CDS encoding DnaA ATPase domain-containing protein, with the protein MQLVFDFPVNPKYSFDNFVVCSGNETAYRFAERLTDEGEPENLLYLHGPSGSGKTHLLMAVGARFSERVGLSSVPCISFKDVDEVYGGEYPAEAVSKLAECFRDAPALLVDDIHLIPDQQSVRVELWQLFNDFYQAGRPIAITGFYPPKELPTLDGHLISRLLWGLVARVDISDDDSRRLIMKKLAGDRQIVLPSDVIDYLLLHVRRDVPSLIEALDAISRYALAAKRKVSVRLTREALVL; encoded by the coding sequence ATGCAGCTTGTCTTCGACTTTCCTGTAAATCCAAAGTACTCCTTCGACAATTTCGTCGTCTGCTCCGGCAATGAAACCGCTTACCGTTTTGCCGAGCGCCTTACGGACGAGGGGGAGCCGGAGAACCTTCTATACCTCCATGGCCCATCCGGCTCCGGAAAGACCCACCTCCTCATGGCGGTTGGCGCCCGGTTCAGCGAGCGCGTGGGACTTTCGTCGGTTCCCTGCATCTCCTTCAAGGATGTTGATGAGGTCTACGGCGGAGAATATCCGGCTGAGGCGGTGTCGAAACTGGCCGAGTGTTTTCGGGATGCGCCGGCGCTTCTCGTGGACGACATCCATCTCATCCCCGACCAGCAGTCCGTGCGGGTCGAGCTCTGGCAGCTGTTCAACGATTTCTACCAGGCCGGTCGTCCCATTGCCATTACCGGTTTCTACCCCCCAAAAGAACTTCCCACCCTTGACGGCCACCTTATCTCACGCCTCCTCTGGGGGCTGGTTGCCCGTGTCGACATTTCCGACGACGACTCCCGCCGCCTCATAATGAAGAAACTTGCCGGCGACAGGCAGATCGTCCTCCCCTCCGACGTCATCGACTATCTTCTGCTCCACGTCCGTCGCGACGTACCCTCCCTCATCGAGGCTCTCGATGCCATCAGCCGCTATGCACTGGCCGCCAAGCGGAAAGTTTCCGTCCGCCTGACCCGTGAGGCGCTGGTGCTGTAA